Proteins encoded by one window of Micromonospora coxensis:
- a CDS encoding TIGR03089 family protein yields MAENIARVFADAIATDPTRPLLTWYDDATGERTELSGATLANWVAKTANLLVDELALAPGDSAAVLLPPHWQTAAVLLGCWSAKLTVADTPGDVDVLFAAASRVAEADAWSAGDRYALALDPFGLPMRQVPAGFADFVGEVRGHGDHFTPSPQGGPGDADLLARAAARATELCLTAGDRVLIDAGRHPDPVDWLLAPLSAGTSLVVCANLDPSRLDARTATEKVTRTVT; encoded by the coding sequence ATGGCCGAGAACATTGCCCGGGTCTTCGCCGACGCGATCGCGACCGACCCGACCCGTCCCCTGCTGACCTGGTACGACGACGCCACCGGTGAGCGCACCGAACTGTCCGGCGCCACGCTGGCGAACTGGGTGGCCAAGACCGCCAACCTGCTCGTCGACGAGCTGGCCCTGGCCCCCGGCGACTCCGCCGCGGTGCTGCTCCCGCCGCACTGGCAGACCGCCGCGGTGCTGCTGGGCTGCTGGTCGGCGAAGCTGACGGTGGCCGACACGCCGGGCGACGTGGACGTGCTCTTCGCCGCCGCCAGCCGGGTCGCCGAGGCGGACGCCTGGTCGGCCGGCGACCGCTACGCCCTGGCGCTGGACCCGTTCGGGTTGCCGATGCGGCAGGTGCCGGCCGGCTTCGCCGACTTCGTCGGCGAGGTGCGCGGCCACGGCGACCACTTCACGCCGTCCCCGCAGGGCGGCCCGGGCGACGCCGACCTGCTGGCCCGCGCGGCGGCCAGGGCGACGGAGCTCTGTCTCACCGCGGGCGACCGGGTGCTGATCGACGCGGGGCGCCACCCGGACCCGGTCGACTGGCTGCTGGCACCGCTGTCGGCGGGTACGAGCCTCGTCGTCTGCGCGAATCTCGACCCGAGCCGCCTCGACGCCCGCACCGCCACCGAGAAGGTCACCCGCACCGTCACCTGA
- a CDS encoding glycosyltransferase family 4 protein — translation MTAGRPPRVLIDATSVPADRGGVGRYVDGLLGALGTVCGSAVDLVVVSLRTDLERYTRMLPGAEVVPAPAAVAHRPARLAWEQTGLPLLAQQVGAEVLHSPFYTCPLRAGCPVTVTVHDATFFTEPEHYDKSRRTFFRSAIKTSLRRADRVIVPSKATRDELIRLLDADPTRIDVAYHGVDHAAFHAPGDEEKARVRARLGLGGSSYVAFLGAKEPRKNVPNLIRGWARAVADREDPPALVVAGGQGHDDDIDRAVAEVPSHLRLLRPGYLRYADLPGFLGGALVAAYPSYGEGFGLPILEAMACAAPVLTTPRLSLPEVGGDAVAYTSEDPDQIATDLAALLDDEPRRLSLAKAGFDRAKEFTWESSAEVHIAAWSRARS, via the coding sequence GTGACCGCCGGTCGCCCGCCCCGCGTGCTCATCGACGCCACGAGTGTCCCCGCCGACCGTGGCGGCGTCGGTAGATACGTCGACGGCCTGCTCGGCGCCCTCGGCACGGTCTGCGGATCGGCGGTCGACCTGGTCGTCGTCAGTCTCCGCACCGACCTGGAGCGCTACACCCGCATGCTGCCGGGAGCGGAGGTCGTCCCCGCCCCGGCGGCCGTCGCCCACCGTCCCGCCCGCCTCGCCTGGGAGCAGACCGGCCTGCCGCTGCTCGCCCAGCAGGTCGGCGCCGAGGTGCTGCACTCGCCCTTCTACACCTGCCCGCTGCGGGCCGGATGTCCGGTCACGGTCACCGTGCACGACGCGACCTTCTTCACCGAGCCGGAGCACTACGACAAGTCCCGCCGGACGTTCTTCCGCAGCGCGATCAAGACGTCGCTGCGCCGCGCCGACCGGGTGATCGTGCCGAGCAAGGCCACCCGCGACGAGCTGATCCGGCTCCTCGACGCCGACCCCACCCGGATCGACGTGGCCTACCACGGCGTCGACCACGCGGCCTTCCACGCCCCCGGCGACGAGGAGAAGGCCCGGGTCCGGGCCCGGCTCGGGCTCGGCGGGAGCAGCTACGTCGCCTTCCTCGGGGCGAAGGAGCCGCGCAAGAACGTGCCCAACCTGATCCGGGGCTGGGCCCGCGCGGTGGCCGACCGGGAGGACCCGCCGGCCCTGGTGGTCGCCGGCGGCCAGGGCCACGACGACGACATCGACCGCGCGGTGGCCGAGGTCCCGTCGCACCTGCGGCTGCTGCGCCCCGGCTACCTGCGCTACGCCGACCTGCCCGGGTTCCTGGGCGGGGCGCTGGTGGCGGCCTACCCGTCGTACGGCGAGGGCTTCGGGCTGCCGATCCTGGAGGCGATGGCGTGCGCCGCCCCGGTGCTGACCACCCCGCGCCTCTCCCTGCCCGAGGTGGGCGGGGACGCGGTCGCCTACACCAGCGAGGACCCGGACCAGATCGCCACCGACCTCGCCGCCCTCCTGGACGACGAGCCGCGCCGGTTGTCGCTGGCCAAGGCGGGCTTCGACCGGGCGAAGGAGTTCACCTGGGAGTCCAGCGCGGAGGTGCACATCGCCGCGTGGAGCCGGGCACGGTCCTGA
- a CDS encoding mannose-1-phosphate guanylyltransferase, with protein MLYAVIPAGGSGTRLWPLSRAGHPKFLHPLTGTTASLLQATVDRLAPLTTPERILVVTGAAHAAAVARQLTGLPEENILVEPSPRDSCAAIALAAAVIAQRDPDAVMGSFAADHLIRDADAWVETVRAAVRGAEQGLLMTVGITPTRAETGYGYLETGEPTGDGPLRPVAEFKEKPAAPVAEAYLRSGRHLWNASMFVWRVDVFLAELARQQPALHAGVVAIAAAWGTPEQDDILGTVWPTLPKISVDYAVMEGAATAGRVATVPGDFGWNDVGDFHTLGEVLPADEAGNVVLGADGKPDVLLHDAHDLVVVPQSGRLVAALGVRDLIVVDTPDAVLVCPRDRAQDVKALVDELKARGEEGLV; from the coding sequence ATGCTCTACGCCGTCATCCCGGCGGGTGGCAGCGGCACGAGGTTGTGGCCGCTGTCCCGCGCGGGGCATCCCAAGTTCCTCCACCCGCTCACCGGCACCACGGCGTCGCTGCTCCAGGCGACGGTGGACCGGTTGGCGCCGTTGACCACGCCGGAGCGGATCCTGGTCGTCACCGGGGCCGCCCACGCGGCGGCGGTGGCCCGGCAGCTGACCGGGCTGCCCGAGGAGAACATCCTGGTGGAGCCCTCGCCCCGGGACTCCTGCGCGGCGATCGCGCTGGCCGCCGCGGTGATCGCGCAGCGCGACCCGGACGCGGTGATGGGCTCCTTCGCGGCCGACCACCTGATCCGCGACGCCGACGCCTGGGTGGAGACGGTCCGCGCGGCGGTGCGCGGCGCGGAGCAGGGGCTGCTGATGACGGTGGGCATCACCCCGACCCGCGCGGAGACCGGCTACGGCTACCTGGAGACCGGCGAGCCGACCGGTGACGGTCCGCTGCGTCCGGTCGCCGAGTTCAAGGAGAAGCCGGCCGCGCCGGTCGCCGAGGCGTACCTGCGCTCCGGACGGCACCTCTGGAACGCCAGCATGTTCGTCTGGCGGGTGGACGTCTTCCTCGCCGAGCTGGCCCGTCAGCAGCCGGCGCTGCACGCCGGGGTCGTCGCCATCGCCGCCGCCTGGGGCACCCCGGAGCAGGACGACATCCTCGGCACGGTCTGGCCCACGCTGCCGAAGATCTCGGTGGACTACGCGGTGATGGAGGGCGCGGCGACCGCCGGCCGGGTGGCGACGGTCCCCGGCGACTTCGGCTGGAACGACGTCGGCGACTTCCACACCCTAGGCGAGGTGCTCCCCGCCGACGAGGCGGGCAACGTCGTCCTCGGCGCCGACGGCAAGCCCGACGTGCTGTTGCACGACGCCCACGACCTGGTGGTGGTGCCGCAGTCCGGCCGGCTGGTGGCCGCGCTCGGGGTACGGGACCTGATCGTGGTGGACACCCCGGACGCGGTGCTGGTCTGCCCCCGCGACCGCGCCCAGGACGTCAAGGCGCTGGTCGACGAGCTGAAGGCGCGTGGCGAGGAGGGCCTGGTCTGA
- a CDS encoding NUDIX hydrolase, producing the protein MPDTSPAPRTAGPTDRRSALHADAVAVLTGWTPTSPAAAEAAGRTLDLLAAGPVATDRSHLPGHVTASALVLDSTGSRVLLCLHGKFHRWVQLGGHCEETDRTLAAAALREATEESGIAGLVVDPVPIDVDIHRVGCQGGSLHHDVRFAVFAPPGAVERVSDESEALGWFPPDRLPEPLAGGTVQLVAPALAALARRATAS; encoded by the coding sequence GTGCCAGACACCTCCCCCGCCCCACGTACCGCCGGCCCCACCGACCGTCGTTCCGCGCTGCACGCCGACGCGGTCGCGGTGCTCACCGGCTGGACGCCGACCAGCCCGGCGGCCGCCGAGGCGGCCGGGCGCACCCTCGACCTGCTCGCCGCCGGCCCGGTGGCGACGGACCGGAGCCACCTGCCCGGTCACGTCACCGCCAGCGCGCTGGTCCTCGACAGCACCGGTTCCCGGGTGCTGCTCTGCCTGCACGGCAAGTTCCACCGGTGGGTGCAGCTCGGCGGGCACTGCGAGGAGACCGACCGGACACTGGCCGCCGCCGCGCTGCGCGAGGCGACCGAGGAGTCGGGCATCGCCGGCCTGGTGGTCGACCCGGTGCCGATCGACGTGGACATCCACCGGGTCGGCTGCCAGGGCGGCTCGCTGCACCACGACGTACGCTTCGCGGTCTTCGCCCCGCCCGGGGCGGTCGAGCGGGTCAGCGACGAGTCCGAGGCGTTGGGCTGGTTCCCGCCGGACCGGCTGCCCGAGCCGCTGGCCGGCGGGACGGTGCAGCTCGTCGCGCCGGCGCTGGCCGCCCTGGCCCGCCGCGCGACAGCCTCCTGA
- a CDS encoding ArsR/SmtB family transcription factor, whose translation MLTIHFSPEDILRTRMAPAADPVWELVLSLHLLQGRSSDPLMAHWRQGVARELRRDAASERLRLLFALNPPQGYFPDFLTPYDSVEGFEAGLEAVRSTPAGILHRDLTVLAGANTLPSSAAALARGESEVLRHLTESMSRYRSVALRPYWGRIQAAVEADRTRRARALLDGGVEGLLNSLRPTMSWKSDRLEIHGYPDSRELYLDGRGLLLVPSFFCARTPVALLDPALPPVLVYPVDRLGGLVPGDSAGGAGNGAGREALAALLGRTRAAVLEASDDGCTTGEMARRLHISPAAASQHTAVLRKAGLLVSQRDRNTVLHTLTPLGRAMLDA comes from the coding sequence ATGCTGACGATCCACTTCTCTCCGGAGGACATCCTCCGGACCCGGATGGCCCCGGCCGCGGACCCGGTCTGGGAGCTGGTACTCAGCCTGCACCTGCTTCAGGGGCGCAGCAGCGACCCGTTGATGGCGCACTGGCGTCAGGGGGTGGCCCGCGAACTGCGTCGCGACGCCGCCTCGGAGCGGCTGCGGCTGCTCTTCGCGCTCAACCCGCCCCAGGGGTACTTCCCCGACTTCCTCACCCCGTACGACAGCGTGGAGGGGTTCGAGGCGGGGCTGGAGGCCGTCCGGTCCACCCCGGCCGGGATCCTGCACCGGGACCTCACCGTGCTGGCCGGCGCGAACACCCTGCCCTCGTCGGCCGCCGCGCTGGCCCGGGGCGAGTCGGAGGTGCTGCGACACCTGACCGAGTCGATGTCCCGGTACCGGTCGGTGGCGCTGCGGCCGTACTGGGGGCGGATCCAGGCGGCGGTGGAGGCGGACCGGACGCGCCGGGCCCGCGCCCTGCTCGACGGCGGCGTGGAGGGCCTGCTCAACAGCCTGCGCCCCACGATGAGCTGGAAGTCCGACCGGCTGGAGATCCACGGGTACCCGGACAGCCGGGAGCTGTACCTGGACGGGCGCGGGTTGCTGCTGGTGCCCTCGTTCTTCTGTGCGCGTACCCCGGTGGCCCTGCTCGACCCGGCGCTGCCGCCGGTCCTGGTCTACCCGGTGGACCGGCTGGGTGGGCTCGTCCCCGGGGACAGCGCCGGCGGGGCCGGGAACGGGGCCGGCCGGGAGGCGCTCGCGGCGCTGCTCGGGCGGACCCGGGCCGCCGTGCTGGAGGCCAGCGACGACGGCTGCACCACCGGGGAGATGGCCCGCCGGCTGCACATCTCACCGGCGGCGGCCAGCCAGCACACCGCCGTGCTCCGCAAGGCCGGGCTGCTGGTGAGCCAGCGGGACCGCAACACCGTGCTGCACACCCTCACCCCGCTCGGCCGGGCCATGCTCGACGCCTGA
- a CDS encoding coenzyme F420-0:L-glutamate ligase, which yields MRLEILPVLGIGDVTEGDDLAALIATAAPWLRDGDVLVVTSKIVSKAEGRLVDVPADGPERLAARDEVLAGETARVVATRGATRIVQTHHGFVMASAGIDASNVGKTRLVLLPEDPDASARALRAALRERYELDVAVIVSDTMGRPWRNGLTDVALGVAGMSALRDHRGEVDPYGNELQLTQMAVVDELAGAGELIKGKCDQVPVAVVRGYLAAGRIDDGGGAATLIRDAALDLFSLGTAEAKAAGLREAATLADGPGATPADPAAVARAIAAVAEVVAPGTAFTHVTDDEVRAGLVASVPGWPEQATGLVLGAAPTPIDRADLVRFGADVQRLRTALAAEGVPSALLPPPAGSTASACLAI from the coding sequence GTGAGGCTGGAGATCCTGCCGGTGCTCGGCATCGGCGACGTGACCGAGGGCGACGACCTGGCGGCGCTGATCGCGACCGCCGCGCCGTGGCTGCGCGACGGCGACGTGCTGGTCGTCACCAGCAAGATCGTGTCCAAGGCGGAGGGACGCCTCGTCGACGTGCCGGCGGACGGGCCGGAGCGGCTCGCCGCCCGCGACGAGGTGCTGGCCGGCGAGACCGCGCGGGTGGTGGCGACCCGGGGCGCGACCCGGATCGTGCAGACCCACCACGGCTTCGTGATGGCCTCCGCCGGCATCGACGCCTCCAACGTCGGCAAGACCCGGCTGGTGCTGCTCCCCGAGGACCCGGACGCCTCCGCCCGGGCGCTGCGGGCCGCGCTGCGCGAGCGCTACGAGCTGGACGTCGCCGTCATCGTCAGCGACACGATGGGCCGGCCCTGGCGCAACGGACTCACCGACGTCGCGCTCGGGGTGGCCGGGATGTCCGCCCTGCGCGACCACCGGGGCGAGGTCGACCCGTACGGCAACGAGCTGCAACTGACCCAGATGGCCGTGGTGGACGAGCTGGCCGGCGCGGGTGAGCTGATCAAGGGCAAGTGCGACCAGGTCCCGGTCGCGGTGGTCCGCGGCTACCTGGCCGCCGGCCGGATCGACGACGGCGGCGGCGCGGCCACCCTGATCCGGGACGCGGCGCTGGACCTCTTCTCCCTCGGCACGGCCGAGGCGAAGGCCGCCGGGCTGCGGGAGGCCGCGACCCTGGCCGACGGGCCCGGGGCGACGCCGGCCGATCCGGCGGCGGTGGCCCGGGCGATCGCCGCCGTGGCCGAGGTGGTCGCGCCCGGCACCGCCTTCACCCACGTCACCGACGACGAGGTACGCGCCGGACTGGTGGCGAGCGTGCCCGGCTGGCCGGAGCAGGCCACCGGGCTGGTCCTCGGCGCGGCGCCCACCCCGATCGACCGGGCCGACCTGGTGCGCTTCGGCGCCGACGTGCAGCGGCTGCGCACCGCGTTGGCCGCCGAGGGCGTGCCGTCCGCGCTGCTGCCCCCGCCCGCGGGCAGCACGGCCAGCGCCTGCCTGGCGATCTGA